One region of Wyeomyia smithii strain HCP4-BCI-WySm-NY-G18 chromosome 3, ASM2978416v1, whole genome shotgun sequence genomic DNA includes:
- the LOC129730964 gene encoding uncharacterized protein LOC129730964 translates to MKIRSIFLLVNLFWLTNGGFILEEQHEPLIRMGTYVLKVRFPVLGLEEGGKALLKSKADYNYTCVLLQKIIKNTHCNVMLSDLEMAFNKSMDMNKFIKEFFPSRRTRGFITAIGGMDSDDRIRVDINLDKLRRNEESLVLSLDHQTATIDAMYKFVDSSMLHIDDKMKNVMNTFNTLGKLVQDDLSFASTYKKALQLESELIEIGFRIQSLINDLNKQQNIILQVLLNKDNSITWFIQLLEPAILLQILKEAESKIKGGLEFPRRQNSGILSEILRITDVSFKTENNQMLSIDLKIPLVSKRKFKAFKGSFIPQINGTIIMTINLDRNIIIEEIDNYWGFLLTETQYENCKIYMNFRICELKLKEENLTSENECLLNLRFRNSTENCKIKLLRVNHDAWFETEESNVWEYVTPQEVEVNIFHGENKTKLIVRGTGRMRLTPNMRIQTNNTKIWYSDTTVSDNKALVNTMNYKIMNFTWEESTMHLIPTLSGNFSKVSFYDRKKLFDLGIDVEVLKKQRPFLENLIYSPLSSGWTIASIGTGAIIMLATLIVLFICCFKGQISCPQNKKYVSSYSKERKSKPFKQRNPKVSILKKPRSSPPKIPLRGQKITHLGPLIDPREPNSDAEMLKRRKDIFANPNLEHNGEIMLMRELNPQANLPAIQKLEEEYMEPDIFQTSTGITNESDIQGISENKTIIKTQTRRPPVRIRW, encoded by the coding sequence atgaaaataaggaGCATTTTTCTTCTCGTTAACCTATTCTGGTTAACGAATGGTGGATTCATTTTAGAGGAAcaacacgagccgttgataagaATGGGCACATACGTGTTGAAGGTAAGATTCCCGGTATTAGGATTAGAAGAAGGAGGGAAGGCCTTATTAAAATCTAAGGCAGATTATAATTATACTTGTGTattattacaaaaaataataaaaaatacacaTTGTAATGTCATGCTGAGTGATTTAGAAATGGCATTCAACAAAAGCATGGATATGAATAAGTTCATAAAAGAATTTTTTCCATCCCGAAGAACTCGTGGTTTTATAACAGCCATTGGAGGTATGGATTCTGATGATAGAATTCGGGTGGATATAAatctggacaaattaagaaggaACGAGGAATCCTTGGTCTTATCACTAGATCATCAAACTGCGACAATTGATGCTATGTACAAATTTGTAGACAGCTCAATGTTGCATATAGATGATAAGATGAAAAACGTGATGAATACGTTCAACACATTAGGGAAACTGGTCCAAGACGACTTAAGTTTCGCTAGTACATATAAAAAGGCACTACAACTTGAGTCGGAAttaattgaaattggatttagaATTCAATCTTTAATAAATGACTTAAATAAACAACAGAATATTATACTACAAGTCTTGCTTAATAAAGACAATAGTATAACATGGTTTATTCAATTACTAGAGCCAGCAATTTTGTTGCAAATATTAAAAGAGGCTGAAAGTAAGATCAAAGGGGGCCTCGAATTTCCAAGAAGACAAAATAGCGGAATATTGTCAGAGATTTTGAGAATAACGGATGTATCCTTTAAAACGGAGAACAACCAAATGTTGTCAATTGACCTGAAGATACCGTTAGTTTCAAAGAGGAAATTCAAAGCATTTAAGGGAAGTTTTATTCCACAAATAAATGGAACTATTATCATGACCATTAATTTGGATCGGAATATAATAATTGAGGAAATTGATAACTATTGGGGATTCCTATTAACGGAAACTCAATACGAAAACTGCAAAATATACATGAATTTTAGAATTTGTGAATTAAAACTGAAGGAGGAAAATTTAACTTCAGAAAACGAGTGCCTATTGAATCTCAGATTCAGAAATTCAACAGAAAATTGTAAGATTAAACTTCTGAGAGTCAATCACGACGCTTGGTTTGAAACCGAGGAGTCAAATGTTTGGGAGTATGTAACCCCACAAGAAGTTGAAGTAAATATTTTCCAtggagaaaataaaacaaaattgattgtTAGGGGTACAGGTCGAATGAGGCTAACCCCAAACATGAGGATTCAaacaaataacacaaaaatttgGTATTCAGATACTACAGTATCGGATAACAAAGCATTAGTAAACACAATGAACtacaaaataatgaattttacgTGGGAAGAAAGTACAATGCATTTGATCCCAACATTGAGTGGAAATTTCTCTAAAGTTTCATTCTATGATCGAAAGAAGCTTTTTGATTTAGGAATCGATGTTGAAGTTCTCAAAAAGCAAAGACCCTTCctagaaaatttaatttattctcCACTTTCATCAGGCTGGACTATAGCTAGTATAGGGACTGGAGCAATAATTATGTTGGCAACGTTGATAGTACTTTTTATTTGTTGCTTTAAAGGGCAGATTTCTTGCCCACAAAACAAAAAGTACGTCTCTTCATATTCCAAGGAAAGGAAGTCGAAACCTTTTAAACAAAGGAATCCAAAGGTTTCAATTCTGAAAAAACCTCGTTCATCACCTCCAAAGATACCGTTGAGAGGACAAAAGATTACCCATTTAGGGCCATTGATCGACCCACGGGAACCGAATTCAGACGCTGAGATGCTTAAAAGGAGGAAAGATATTTTCGCCAATCCAAATTTAGAACATAATGGAGAAATCATGCTCATGCGTGAATTAAATCCACAAGCGAATTTACCAGCAATTCAAAAATTAGAAGAAGAATATATGGAACCAGATATATTTCAAACCTCAACAGGAATAACAAATGAAAGCGATATCCAGGGGATATCAGAAAATAAGACAATTATAAAAACACAAACTAGAAGACCACCAGTCAGAATTCGGTGGTAG
- the LOC129730965 gene encoding protein gustavus-like, with amino-acid sequence MYAKKHLNKRRGLKHRVTPQITNMERPKRHENYEIPQRLKILLERPTVSLEEQIRHSWNKEDCSENIFVETNGLTAHRTYARNNTDCIRGKVGFTKGLHVWEITWPSEQRGTHAYVGIATSDATLQCMGYQSLLGLDSNSWGFDINRGMTLHDSIIDTYPKKQNGRERKSFEKFKIKFETIKVILDMDKGTLSFLANGQYFGEAFEGLQNKTLYPIISTVWGRSEVKMEYLGGLESKPITLQELCKYTICKGMCSIHFKENVKLFQLPKSIENYLCLQGKDFWKRSLNTDRKHECTNYCVTNNTIGLRVKDV; translated from the coding sequence ATGTATGCCAAGAAACATTTAAACAAACGAAGAGGACTAAAACATAGGGTAACGCCTCAAATTACAAATATGGAAAGACCGAAAAGACACGAAAATTATGAGATACCacaaagattaaaaattttgttggaAAGACCAACAGTATCTCTGGAAGAACAGATAAGACATTCCTGGAATAAGGAAGACTGTTCTGAAAACATATTTGTAGAAACTAATGGTCTCACAGCCCATCGAACTTATGCAAGAAACAATACTGATTGCATAAGAGGTAAAGTTGGGTTCACAAAAGGTCTCCATGTATGGGAAATAACATGGCCTAGTGAACAGAGGGGGACACATGCATACGTTGGAATAGCAACGTCTGATGCAACCTTACAATGCATGGGTTATCAAAGTCTATTAGGACTAGATAGCAATTCTTGGGGCTTTGACATAAACAGGGGCATGACGCTTCATGATTCAATCATTGACACGTACCCGAAAAAACAAAATGGTAGAGAACgaaaatcttttgaaaaattcaaaataaagttcGAGACTATTAAAGTGATACTGGATATGGATAAAGGCACACTGAGCTTTTTAGCCAATGGCCAATACTTTGGAGAAGCCTTCGAGGGTCTCCAAAATAAGACACTATACCCAATAATTTCAACAGTTTGGGGCAGAAGTGAGGTAAAAATGGAATATTTAGGTGGTTTAGAGTCTAAACCAATTACCTTACAGGAATTGTGCAAATACACAATCTGTAAAGGAATGtgttcaatacatttcaaagaAAATGTCAAACTTTTCCAATTACCAAAGTCAATAGAGAACTATTTGTGCCTTCAAGGAAAGGACTTTTGGAAAAGGAGTCTGAACACAGACAGAAAACATGAATGCACAAATTATTGTGTCACAAATAACACGATTGGGCTCCGAGTAAAagacgtgtga
- the LOC129726582 gene encoding uncharacterized protein LOC129726582 has product MFGATSSPCTAQFIKNKNALDYAELYPKAVDAIIMNHYVDDFLSSVNSVEEAVQLVRQVQLIHAAGGFEFGKILSSSQEVLDLLGETGTSDSKSLNFEKERVYERVLGP; this is encoded by the coding sequence ATGTTTGGGGCAACTAGTTCTCCCTGCACAGCACAGTTCATAAAGAACAAAAACGCACTTGATTACGCAGAACTTTACCCCAAAGCGGTAGATGCGATTATTATGAACCACTACGTCGATGACTTTCTCAGCAGTGTCAATTCTGTGGAGGAAGCCGTACAGCTCGTCCGGCAAGTGCAGCTAATACACGCAGCCGGTGGATTCGAGTTCGGAAAAATTCTATCCAGCTCACAGGAGGTGCTCGATCTACTCGGGGAGACTGGTACGTCTGACAGCAAGTCACTCAATTTTGAGAAGGAACGGGTCTACGAGCGAGTCTTGGGCCCATAG
- the LOC129726589 gene encoding uncharacterized protein LOC129726589, giving the protein MAYVHRAVRIWKRTLGRKSRRHVLDQEDIVKAMETLWHQAQSQAYVEEVHALNHGCSVGRSSPLYPIVPFIDEHGVVRIGSRIGSAPHIPYATKYPVVLPRDHRITFLLVQSVHRRFLHANGETVCNELRQEFYIPKLRVFVKKVSRNCQYCKVKKSTPRPPLMGPLPRVRLTPFIRSFTFAGVDYMGPLEVRVGRCVAKRWICLFTCLTVRAVHLELVHSLSSASCVMAFRRFVARRGAPQEVFSDNGTNFVGANHQLSEEKQKIRDIVQDCATTFTNANTQWHFNVPAAPHMGGPWERMVKSVKVAMKAVSDSTRHPSDEVLETIMLEAEAIVNSRPLTYVSLEAEDDEALTPNHFLLYGRTGFKQPITEPVQGNILRDSWKLAQHIIDDFWRRWVREYLPMLTRRTKWFEPVKPLKPGDLVVIIDEQARNRWERGRVLETFPDKSGQVRRATVQTARGVLARPAVKLAVLDVTGKEDTGVVTPETEVVHGSGNVAETPRCGEKGVNNKPFHIERKGPSEQNDN; this is encoded by the coding sequence ATGGCTTATGTTCACCGGGCAGTCAGGATCTGGAAGCGAACTCTAGGGAGAAAAAGTCGACGGCATGTCCTGGATCAGGAAGATATCGTGAAGGCGATGGAAACACTTTGGCACCAAGCACAGAGTCAGGCTTATGTGGAGGAGGTTCACGCGCTAAACCATGGTTGCAGCGTGGGCAGAAGTAGCCCACTGTACCCCATAGTTCCGTTTATTGACGAACACGGAGTCGTACGCATCGGAAGTCGGATTGGAAGCGCACCGCACATTCCCTACGCAACAAAGTATCCCGTAGTGCTGCCGAGAGATCATCGCATTACCTTCCTTCTGGTTCAGTCGGTTCATCGCCGGTTCTTGCATGCTAACGGAGAAACTGTTTGTAACGAGCTGCGACAAGAGTTTTACATCCCGAAGCTTCGGGTGTTCGTGAAAAAAGTAAGTCGAAATTGTCAGTACTGCAAGGTGAAGAAATCAACTCCCCGGCCACCATTGATGGGACCTCTGCCGAGAGTACGCCTAACCCCATTCATTCGGTCATTCACATTCGCCGGTGTAGATTACATGGGACCCCTCGAAGTAAGAGTTGGACGATGCGTCGCAAAACGGTGGATTTGTTTGTTTACATGCCTCACGGTGCGAGCAGTCCATCTGGAGCTGGTCCACAGTCTTTCGTCTGCATCTTGCGTGATGGCATTCAGAAGATTTGTAGCCAGGCGGGGAGCTCCACAGGAGGTATTTTCGGACAACGGAACAAATTTTGTGGGAGCCAATCACCAGTTGTCAGAGGAGAAGCAGAAAATTCGGGACATTGTTCAAGACTGCGCCACCACATTTACCAATGCAAATACTCAGTGGCATTTTAACGTTCCTGCGGCTCCGCATATGGGAGGACCATGGGAACGCATGGTGAAGTCGGTGAAGGTAGCGATGAAAGCTGTGTCGGATAGCACACGTCACCCTAGCGACGAGGTGTTGGAGACCATCATGCTGGAGGCCGAAGCAATTGTCAACTCACGACCGCTGACTTATGTTTCTTTGGAGGCAGAAGACGACGAAGCGCTCACACCAAACCACTTCCTTCTATACGGACGGACTGGGTTTAAGCAACCGATAACTGAACCTGTTCAGGGAAACATTCTGCGAGACAGCTGGAAACTAGCGCAGCATATCATCGACGATTTCTGGCGCAGATGGGTGCGGGAATATCTCCCGATGTTGACGAGGCGAACGAAGTGGTTCGAACCAGTGAAGCCGTTGAAACCAGGTGATCTAGTCGTGATCATCGACGAACAGGCGAGAAACCGATGGGAACGAGGGCGTGTACTGGAGACGTTTCCAGACAAATCCGGGCAAGTTAGACGTGCCACAGTGCAGACAGCTAGAGGAGTGCTTGCTCGACCCGCGGTAAAGCTGGCGGTACTGGACGTCACCGGCAAAGAGGATACGGGTGTAGTGACTCCGGAAACGGAAGTGGTTCACGGGTCGGGGAATGTCGCCGAAACCCCCCGTTGCGGCGAAAAGGGGGTGAACAACAAACCGTTTCATATCGAGCGAAAAGGGCCGAGCGAACAAAATGACAATTAG